Sequence from the Ziziphus jujuba cultivar Dongzao chromosome 9, ASM3175591v1 genome:
AAACACGTATTGaccaaaaaacaacaaaaaaaagtatCGCTACAAAACAAAATCTTTATAAGATATCCAATCTTCAACACTATCTTCCATCTGCATCCAAACAAATTGAATTTTCCAGTGGTCGACAAAAAACAAACCGAAACCCTAATTCTTCAGTCCACTACTTTCATCCGTCCATtggcaaggaaaaaaaaaaaaaaaaaaaagacaaactctTTCTTCCGTTGGAtcatctatattttttattttcatttatccctttttttttattttttaatgaatggaaatatgtaatatttaaatctagatatttccaattaattaaacaattgtTAAATGTGTTAACGAGTGAGAGAAATTGtagtaaatcataaataaaaaattaaataattatttatttttgtttattcatcTCTTTTTTGGCTTACtactatttatgtttatattccAACACTATATTCAAGTTGACAGAAAATACcaactaaaaaaattttgttttattctttaatttagttaaagggggaaaaaaaaaaagtatgggcAATGAAAATGAGCCAAACCACCCAACAAaatgattttgatattttacaatTGTGTGACGAAATTTTCAACAGTGTTTTCTATGAGAgtacaaataatatattgtaCGTTTTAATTTACACCTAAAGTTAAATTTTgacattatttaaaatttacttttgcTCTCCATACAAACCGAAAATGTGTTTATGTAATAGGAAAAAATATGCTtctttatatagttttttatttattttagattatcGGTTAAGAATTATATTACATCCATATGCCTATGAAAAAACGACTTTTTACTATCTAAAattgtataatatttaaaaaaaaaattcaatacataaattaaaaattaaatctttaaataaaaagatattaaaggaatatcatattatttttctttttgtggtaAAAGAAGATATTTTGCCATTAGcagtggaaaaaaagaaaataaaacctgGAGGCAAAGGACGGTTTTgttatttcacccaaaaaaataaaaaaacaaaaaaacaaaaaaacaaaaggaccATGGAAAAAAACACCAAACAGCGGCAGAGCCCTCTTCGGCCACGCCAACTTCCTCTAAAACCTTATCCCTCTCCTTCATCTCCCACTCTCTCTCACAACGCACAGACGCAGTTACAGTTCCATTAACCCAATCTAATCCAATCCCTAAGGCCGCTCCACAGACCAATCAAAAACTAAaccctaaaagaaaaaaagaactagAAACAAAAACGCTTATCACCTTCTTTCCCAGAAAACCTCCATAACAATTCAGCTGCCATGGACGGCGATTCTGGACCAGAAGTGACGCCGCATCTCTCCAGCTCTCCAGGTTCTAATTCTGTTTCTAATCCCTCTCAATCTTCAAATAATGTAGAAACCCATGTTTTCAATGTCGATAATGTCGAGAACACCAGCGGTGTTGGTGGTTTCATTGATGTGAGTGGCGAGAAGGAGGATTTCGAACCGCCTTTGGAGAAGCCAATTCTTGGAGGGGAAGATGTCAATGCCCCATATATAGGGTACTCTGAATTTTGGAAGCTTAATAGCAGAACGACGCCGAATGCCGACGTTTCCGTGGATGTTGGTGATGATGTAGGTGGTTCCAGAGATGGGGTTTTGGGGGTTGAGGAGGTGGATAAGGTCCCTGTTGGTGGTTTTGGGGCTGAGAAGTCTGAGGTTTTGGGAACTGGAAGTGAGGTGGTtttggaagaagaaaaggagGTTTTGTTGGAGGCTGAGTCGGCCATTACACCTGGTTTAACCAAGAGACCTAGTTTAAGGGAATTGCTTAAAGAAACCAGTGTCAGTGATGGTCAGGAGGAGGGTGTTGTTGAGGTCTCCAGGGTGGTTGGAGAGGAAGATAAAGTGCTTGGAGGTTCGAAATTGGACGATGGTGCAGGCTCTGTAGTTGAAGGGAGTCTGGTGGTAGAGGAGTTGGAGGGGACTGACTTGAAGGACGAGAAGGTTGTGGTTGAGCAGGAAATTGAGGCTTCTATTGGCAGGCAATGGGGGGTCTCAAACGATGAGAAAGAGGCTGAAGTGGTTGGGGAAAGTAAAATTCTAACTGGTGGGAATTATGAAGACAACTATGTGGCTCCAGAACCAACCgaaaataaattggttgaaGCAGAAGGGGTGACATTTACTACTGGAGGAGACTCGGTGGTGGAACCTGTTGATGTCAATTTGTCAGAATCTGGAGCAGCTGTTGTTGGGGATTTTAAGGAAATTGAGGAATCGCAAATCAGAGGAGTTGAGGTTCCCATTGACAGAGGTGTAAATTTGGATAATGGGCTTGATAAAATTTCTGAAGAATCGGCTTATAAGTCATTGCCTATGGAACCTGAGCTTAAAGTTGATTCTGAAGCTGAAAAGAACGGGCTAATGACTGAGATTTCGGCTGGTGGAGCAGAGCATGATGCCAAACCAATAGAGAATGTTGATACTTGTGTAAATTCTCAGGTGAATGAATTGGAAACAGGTGCTACTTTGAACCATGAGATAAGGCGAAAGGCTGAGGATGTGGATAAGCATCTTCCAGATGAAGAAGATGGGATTCATGGTTCGGTTACAGATGAGGAGACTGAAGGTGTTGTCTTTGGAAGCTCCGAAGCTGCCCAACAATTTTTGGAAGAGTTGGAACAAGGATCTGGGACTGGTTCTCATTCGGGTGCAGAGAGTTCTCGAGATTATTCACAGAGAATTGATGGCCAGATTGTCACAGATTCAGATGAAGAAGTGGACACTGATGAGGAAGGAGGTGGAAAAGAACTATTTGATTCTGCTGCATTGGCAGCTCTTTTGAAAGCAGCAACAGGTGCTTCCTCAGATAGTGGCAATATCACCATAACTGCATCTGATGGATCCAGGCTTTTCTCTGTCGAGCGTCCTGCTGGTTTAGGATCCTCACTGCGATCGGTGAAACCCGCTTCCCGACCCAACCAATCTAGCCTTTTTGCTCCATCCAATCTCCCAGGTGAGGGAGACTCAGATAATAACTTGAgtgaagaagagaaaaagaaactgGAAAAGTTTCAGCAGATGAGGGTGAAGTATTTAAGACTTATTGAGAGGCTAGGCCTTACCACAGATGAATCAATAGCGAGGCAGGTTCTGTACCGGTTAGCACTTGTTTCAGGGAGGCAAACAAGCCAAGTCTTTAGCCTTGATACTGCAAAGAGAACAGCTCTCCAGCTTGAAGCAGAGGGGAAAGATGATATAAACTTCTCCTTGAACATACTGGTTCTTGGGAAAACAGGTGTAGGCAAGAGTGCTACaataaattctatatttggAGAAGAGAAGACCCCAATCTATGCTTTTGGACCTGCCACTACTACTGTGAAGGAAATTGTTGGACTAGTCGATGGAGTCAAGATTAGGGTTTTTGATACGCCAGGTCTCAGATCTGCTGCAATGGAGCAGATGGTTAATCGCAAAATCTTATCTTCGGTGAAGAAGGTTACAAGAAAGTGCCCTCCTGATATTGTACTCTATGTAGATCGGTTGGATACCCAAAGCAGAGATCTTAATGATTTGCCATTGTTAAGATCGATTACAAGTGCTCTTGGCCCTGCAATCTGGCGTAGTGCCATAGTCACTCTAACCCATGCTGCCTCTTCTCCACCGGATGGACCTTCAGGTTCCCCTCTGAATTATGAGTTGTTTGTTGCTCAGAGGTCACAAATTGTTCAGCAGGCTATTGGACAAGCTGTTGGTGATCTACGGATTATGAATCCAAGTTTGATGAATCCTATCTCACTTGTTGAGAACCATCCCTCTTGTCGAAAGAATAGAGATGGTCAAAAGGTGCTCCCCAATGGTCAAACTTGGAGATCTCAGCTGTTGCTTTTATGCTACTCTATGAAGATCTTATCTGAGGCGAGTAACTTCTCAAAACCTCAGGATTCATTTGATCACAAAAAGCTCTTTGGTTTTCGCGTCCGTTCGCCTCCTCTTCCATACTTGCTGTCTTGGTTGTTGCAGTCTCGTACGCACCCTAAACTCTCAGCTGATCAAGGTGGTGATAATGGCGATTCTGATATTGACTTGGCAGACCTGTCTGAatctgatgatgatgaagaagaggaTGAGTATGACCAGCTTCCATCATTCAAGCCTCTAAGAAATTCTCAGCTTGCTAAGCTTAGCAAGGAGCAGAGGAAGGCATACTTTGAGGAGTATGATTATAGGGTTAAGCTCCTTCAGAAGAAGCAGTGGAGAGAAGAATTgaaaaggatgaaagaaatgaagaagaaaggCAAGGTCAGCTTAGATGAGTATGGTTACATGGGTGAAGATGATCCAGAAAGTGGATCCCCAGCTGCTGTACCTGTTGCATTACCTGATATGGCCCTGCCACCTTCCTTTGATGGTGATAATCCAGCTTACCGGTACCGGTTCTTGGAGCCAACTTCTCAGTTCCTGGCTAGGCCTGTACTGGACACTCATGGTTGGGATCACGATTGTGGTTATGATGGTGTCAACGTTGAACAGACTCTGGCCGTTGCTAGTCGATTTCCGGCAGCTGTCACTGTTCAAATCACGAAGGATAAGAAGGAATTTAATATCCATCTGGATTCCTCTGTTGCTGCCAAGTATGGGGAGAACGGATCAGCAATGGCAGGCTTTGACATCCAAAATATTGGAAAACAGCTCGCCTACATTGTTCGAGGAGAaactaaattcaaaaatttgaagaagaacaagacaaCTGCTGGCGTCTCTGTGACATTTTTAGGTGAAAATGTGTCTACTGGAGTCAAAGTTGAGGATCAAATTACACTTGGAAAGCGACTCGTATTGGTCGGTAGCACAGGAACTGTCCGGTCCCAGGGAGATGCAGCATATGGAGCGAACTTGGAAGTGCGTCTCAGGGAAGCAGATTTTCCAATTGGCCAGGATCAATCTTCACTGGGTCTGTCGTTAGTGAAGTGGAGGGGGGACTTGGCCCTGGGAGCCAATTTCCAGTCGCAGTTTTCGGTGGGGCGGAACTACAAGGTGGGTATTCGAGCAGGATTGAACAACAAGCTCAGTGGACAGATAAGTGTTAGAACAAGTAGCTCAGATCAACTTCAAATTGCACTGGTGGCCATTCTTCCGATCGTCAAGGCTATTTACAAGAGCATCCAGCCTGGGGTCAGCGACAACTACTCGCTTTACTAGTTTGTGCTTTTACTCCTCCGTTGGTTTTCTCGTTAGATTGCATTGAAATATTTACAAGCCCGGTCGCAATTTACCTTATGATTTTTGTCGAATAATTAATGCATAATTTtgatgttcttcttcttctattattGCTTGTGACATTATATTGTACTGAAAATGAGGTGGAACCTAGAGGGAATGTAATGACTAATAAGCAGCTTCTCTTTTAATCGAATTAGATGTTATAAGCACTGATACTCTTtggaatttcctttttttttttggttgggtaaATTGATACTAGTAGGCCTTTAATAATGCTCTGccgttacttttttcttttattgtacTTCACGTTTTATCGGAAAATACTTTATCCGGAATCCTATTTTTAGCATCAAGTACAAGATTAAATTGTGCATATTTCTGAGACTTTTAAGAATGATAGTCCCCGTTGGAGGAAATCTTCAGTGCCACCGTGGTACCAAGTCATATCATGCAACCTCAATACATTTATTGTCACTTGTTTTAATATTTGCCATTTGTTGCCTcgtcattttaaattttcttttcaaaatattaaaattttaaaaataattttttgcatggtctaaaatgaagaaataaaataaaacaaaaactagaaaaaggaaaatcaaaacTCTCCccttttctcttttgcaagcaATTTCTCATTCATTCTTTATGGTGGGGTAACTTTGACAGCCACCAGAAGCAAAAGCAgaggtataatgaagatgtatTCAGGGAAACCAAAATTAAACAAAGAGTTTCACTTTGGATTCGTATCACCTTAAGCAAATAAAGTTGTCGTGGAGTTTCCAAAGGGTGAGAAGAGAAAAGAGGGTGCAAAGTAATGGTATTTAAAGTAATTCTTCACCAAGCCAGAGTTCATATGAGATTAAAATTTTGCTATTCTTTCTGATTACAAGAAGATTCTGAAAGAAGAGATCGATATTTTCAATCCCAAACATAACTAATGGAAAAATGAAACCATGGAAGAGAGCTTCAGTTTGAAACATGAAACATCCTTCTTATACAGCATGCAAGGAAACATttgtgaaattttaatttttaaaaagaaaaatcttatgAGCTGAAATGGCAATAAATATATCGACGTCGCATAATATTAATGATACCACGGTTGTATGGGAGATTTCTATCTCATGGCCATTGAGGTCGTGAATGTTTTTTATCATCTTAGACATTTTGCATTTATTAGAGTCTTGTTTctattgttatttgttttcattGGACTTGCAGTTGTTTGTAACCAGCAATGTCTGACTTGCACACGTGATCAATCACGTGCAGGAATATAAAAGCAGTAGttgtaaaattaagaaaaatatcaaaaggacaaaaggccaaaaaaaaggGTGGGGAGTTCGATTTTTCAAGAGGATCCAAATCAGGTTTCAGAGACTCGCTTTTTTGGAAGCCCATAATTATCCAGCCGACCATCACGCCCTACTTAAACCTCTTaaaattgggggaaaaaaaaaaaaaaattgaaacaaaaaaagatgGGATGCATGTCATAATAATGTGCATACAGCAGTCCCAAAATCAACCGCTCTCAATGTGCCAAGACTGCAGCTTCACCGTTGGAAGACATGGTGGGACCATTCTCAACTTCCTCGAACACTTTAGCAATTCTCTCAATTGGTATCAACGGCAGGTACGATGCCACCGCGTATCCTCTCTCGGCAGCATAACTGACCCTTTGGTTGTACTTCTCGGACCAATACGCTGCCGTTGGGACAATGATCTGAGCCACTTGGGTAAACAGTGGAAGCCGATTTAACGATCGCCAAGCTGACACGGCATACTGCTCAGCCACCGGCTCGTACTTGTTGTAGATTTCTTTCGCCGTTGGCTCGTACCTGGTGTACAAAGTCTTTGTGATGTGCTTCGCGGTGTCCAGAACGCCGTCACGTTGAACTTCTAAAGCCACCTCTCGAGCCACTTCGGGAGCCTTGTGAGCCGCAATTAGTGCCTGGCTTGACGCCTGTTTTACCAGCGAGGGCACGTGACGATTCAACTCGCTCAGGGAATCGTCCACCTGCAAAAAACATGAGCTAGATTcgtcataaataaataaaataattatacaaaaCAAGGCAGTGCATTATAGCAGCTGGAGCTAAAATACGCATGGATTGAAATGTGGGCACTGCCCACCCAAGAGAGAAAGAACAAGAAGAGAAAACAGACCTTGCGATCGACGAACTTGAGGAGCTCAAAGGGAATGTCGTGGAACTTTTCGTAGACGGGTCCAATTACGGTCTTGACCGTAGCCTCGACGGTTTGAACTCCCGGTTTCAATGGACCGGAGTTTTCCTTGGCGTATTCGTATAGGCTTGAGAAACAGACTATCATATAGATCGCCGCTACTTGgccaaattccaaatatttgagCCTTTTCCCACTATTATCTACAACCTTCATCCAAGAAATTcagggaaaataaaatattacataaaaaaatttaaaacttgaaGCTAGAAAATAAGTAGGAAAAAATGTTCACAGcttttccctttccttttctCTGCAACCAAACGGAGcaataaagaaaacaagaagATGATAAGCAACATACTGTTTGTGCTGGTTGTTTCGCCCCGGTATCAGACATATTGGCAGTCTCTGGAAGCCTCGGCAGGCTGAGGCGATGAGGAAAATGCAGAGCAAGAAGAAATGGTGAATGCAAAGGGGGCGTTGCGGCACCACCTAATTTATAGGGATCCCAATCTTAGGCGAAGATCTTCACGTGAATCTACGGTTACAATGAGCACGTCATGCCACATGTCGACACTGAATATGCTGATGGGGTCAAAAGCGTCAAAGTCTCAAACTTCCGGCCGAATTTTACTTGGATGGTTGGATTAGCTTGACTTGACGGCTGAGATGAAGCTCAAGTTGAAGGCGTGTCTTCATTTGACACGTGGGTAGGGTAGGAAATCATAACACGTGGACCAGTCGGATGGGCACTGTTACCGGTACGTGTCGAATTGCGGGTGAGAGGAAGATAAATTCTCTGCATGGCACAAAAGGCAATGCCACTCTGTTGGCACGAAGCCCTAGGTGTTTTTTAGATCGTTTTTTGGCAACTCTCTGCAGTATTATAATCGTAAATGGAAAGGAACATGAGTGATGCGGCTAGGGCTGCGTGGTACTGGAATCGTTACATGGAATGACATCCACCGTATCAAATTtaatcgtatatatatatatatatatatacacggaaTTTTTATGATGAAGATGGTTTATATAAGAGCCACAGTATTAATGaaggtttttcataatattaatgataattttttggaaaatcatcactaatactataaaaaattatcatcaatactGTGGTCCACATAAGAACTGTTCGCACTGtaaacggactgtatatatatatatatatataaagtatctaTAATGAGAATTACCCACATAAACACAATGAAAACCAAAACTATGGACAAAATGAGAACGTTGGATTTCATTTTTTGCATGAACGGCCtagattttaatttattcatgtGTGGAATTTTGCCCAGGACTCTTTTTCCCTTTTGcatctttctcttctctttttcttttctcctctGCTTCTACACTTCCACCCACAGTTCGAGCCAATCGAGCCCGTAATAAACACAGAACGATCCAAAGAAACTACACTTATAACTTATTTTTGTTGATCAGCCATTTGATACTAGTTTTACCTTCTACGAGTTCTTTCTCAATGGCTTTCTTCCATTATCTATTTCTAAAccactttttggtttttgtattAGTTTTGGTACTAAAATTTCTATATGTAGTTGTTGCAATGGCTAAAAACCTATTACGTATAatttctttcattatttttttcttcgatTTCTTTTCTGGGTATTcaaaattttgccaaaaatatacgaacttttttttctctctcaagATGGATAATCATAAAAGTAATTTCCAAATGTATTATACATCATGAAATGAGATAAACAGAACAAATTGATTTGAAAATGGAAATATTCTATGATTCTACAACAAAATGATATccatggaagaaaaaaattgcaaattacaGTTAGcaggagaaagaaaattaaagagaaaaacaagaTCACCTAATGACTTGGATTCTTCAGTTAATCTGCTTTACTAAATTGAGGGGTTTTAAGAGAAATCGCATGATGCATCGGATTGcagttaaaatttttgttttgggaaGGGGAGTCTTGGGCAAAATTCCATGTGTGAGCAACTCAGAATTTAGGCCGTTCATGCAAAAAATGAAATCCAACAATTTCCATTTGCCCACAGTTTTGGTCCTCATTGTATCTATGCAGGTGATCCTCATTGTAGACACCCcccgtatatatttatatatatagggagTGTCTAATATGAGGACCATCCATATGGATCCTGTGCGGTCCAAAAACGTGCTGAAATTCTCTGCCCTTCGATTGTTATATCTGTCACGAACGGTGGAGATTGAAGCTTCCCTCACGTGTGGGTTTTCGCACATTTCTCCCCTTCCCATTCATCACACTGCGTACGACTATGTTCCAACTAGTTATCATTTTGGTATTTACCTCCTTATCATAAACGTAGCTTCGCCAATATACTTGAAAACACCAAAAATAGGAAGTGCCTTCTGCATTTTAGTACTCATCTTTTTATGAGGAGCACTGCTGTAGCACCATCACTCAACTGAATGGAATTCCCAGAAAAATATGAACTTCATTGTCAATACAACAACCTATAATCAACTCTATAGATAGATATggtcaataaaaattaaaaaaaaaaagaaaaaaaaatctattattccATTTCTATCTTTAATACCCGCTGTTATTGACCTATCCTGCCGGAATGAAGGCTTTAGCTTTGCCAGATCTGTCATTTTAGGATTTGGTTGATTCCATCATCTATAGAAatctaacaaccttctcaagataTTGAATCCACAATATTTGCTCCCAGTAAACAATGAgatccagaaaataaacaaaataattcaaaagagTTTATTACATTATGATTTCTGGTAGCCTAAgtaaataagaataacaatatacATTAAgtgattacccaaaaaaaaaaataaaataaaataaaaacactttaaaagcaatgaaacaaaaagagaaacactttttttttttttttaaagacagaACTGAACCagaatggaaaatatatatatatatatatatatatatatatatataaaacataaaaacacaaacagaggtatagaaaaatcaaaatgaaagagAGGAAGGAAGGAATGGCAAAGAACTCACACTTCGACGGCAAGGCACTAATGGCGGCGACTCTTTCTAGTTCTGAACGTTGGCTGGTTGGGTTGGGtttgagatttttgaaataGTCAGGTCGGTGGTTGGTTGGGCTGGTTCTGAACAGGGAGATGGTGCGAGCGTGAAGGAGGTGGaagcagaggagaagaggaattTTGGGCAAAGATGGTTCCAGCTGGTGTGAGCGGGAATGCGAGCTGCTATGAGGGGGAAGGGGAGATTTTGCCAAAATTCTCACGTGAGAGTTGCAATTCCATCTGGACTATTGAGGCCAGGTATGAAAATCCAATGGTCTTTATTCTCTCATGTTTTTGATCCGTAAAGAATGCATGCGGTCGATGCTTACTCTAAActctccctatatatatatatttgctgaaaccccaaaaaacaaaaaataaaaaaatccttctTAATGGTATCATGAACATTCGATTAAAGGTCCTTTGCGATGCGGCATAACGAGGTTGGGAAGATTGGAGACACAATTTCCAAATCCACAATTGCTATGTTTGAGTAATTTTATTCTGTTAAGCTACTTTAATAGTCAATTTAATCAGTATCTAAATATTA
This genomic interval carries:
- the LOC107426255 gene encoding translocase of chloroplast 159, chloroplastic; the encoded protein is MDGDSGPEVTPHLSSSPGSNSVSNPSQSSNNVETHVFNVDNVENTSGVGGFIDVSGEKEDFEPPLEKPILGGEDVNAPYIGYSEFWKLNSRTTPNADVSVDVGDDVGGSRDGVLGVEEVDKVPVGGFGAEKSEVLGTGSEVVLEEEKEVLLEAESAITPGLTKRPSLRELLKETSVSDGQEEGVVEVSRVVGEEDKVLGGSKLDDGAGSVVEGSLVVEELEGTDLKDEKVVVEQEIEASIGRQWGVSNDEKEAEVVGESKILTGGNYEDNYVAPEPTENKLVEAEGVTFTTGGDSVVEPVDVNLSESGAAVVGDFKEIEESQIRGVEVPIDRGVNLDNGLDKISEESAYKSLPMEPELKVDSEAEKNGLMTEISAGGAEHDAKPIENVDTCVNSQVNELETGATLNHEIRRKAEDVDKHLPDEEDGIHGSVTDEETEGVVFGSSEAAQQFLEELEQGSGTGSHSGAESSRDYSQRIDGQIVTDSDEEVDTDEEGGGKELFDSAALAALLKAATGASSDSGNITITASDGSRLFSVERPAGLGSSLRSVKPASRPNQSSLFAPSNLPGEGDSDNNLSEEEKKKLEKFQQMRVKYLRLIERLGLTTDESIARQVLYRLALVSGRQTSQVFSLDTAKRTALQLEAEGKDDINFSLNILVLGKTGVGKSATINSIFGEEKTPIYAFGPATTTVKEIVGLVDGVKIRVFDTPGLRSAAMEQMVNRKILSSVKKVTRKCPPDIVLYVDRLDTQSRDLNDLPLLRSITSALGPAIWRSAIVTLTHAASSPPDGPSGSPLNYELFVAQRSQIVQQAIGQAVGDLRIMNPSLMNPISLVENHPSCRKNRDGQKVLPNGQTWRSQLLLLCYSMKILSEASNFSKPQDSFDHKKLFGFRVRSPPLPYLLSWLLQSRTHPKLSADQGGDNGDSDIDLADLSESDDDEEEDEYDQLPSFKPLRNSQLAKLSKEQRKAYFEEYDYRVKLLQKKQWREELKRMKEMKKKGKVSLDEYGYMGEDDPESGSPAAVPVALPDMALPPSFDGDNPAYRYRFLEPTSQFLARPVLDTHGWDHDCGYDGVNVEQTLAVASRFPAAVTVQITKDKKEFNIHLDSSVAAKYGENGSAMAGFDIQNIGKQLAYIVRGETKFKNLKKNKTTAGVSVTFLGENVSTGVKVEDQITLGKRLVLVGSTGTVRSQGDAAYGANLEVRLREADFPIGQDQSSLGLSLVKWRGDLALGANFQSQFSVGRNYKVGIRAGLNNKLSGQISVRTSSSDQLQIALVAILPIVKAIYKSIQPGVSDNYSLY
- the LOC107426301 gene encoding stress-related protein, with amino-acid sequence MSDTGAKQPAQTVVDNSGKRLKYLEFGQVAAIYMIVCFSSLYEYAKENSGPLKPGVQTVEATVKTVIGPVYEKFHDIPFELLKFVDRKVDDSLSELNRHVPSLVKQASSQALIAAHKAPEVAREVALEVQRDGVLDTAKHITKTLYTRYEPTAKEIYNKYEPVAEQYAVSAWRSLNRLPLFTQVAQIIVPTAAYWSEKYNQRVSYAAERGYAVASYLPLIPIERIAKVFEEVENGPTMSSNGEAAVLAH